The Candidatus Baltobacteraceae bacterium DNA window TCGCCACCTGCACGGTCAAGCGATCTTTGTTCATTCCGGGAAAGACGCGAAACTTCTCGCGATCGTTTACCTTCGCGAGGAGCGGCTCGGTCGTTGGTTTATCGAACACGACCAAATCGCCCTCGCGCAAAGAAACCAAATCGCGAAGAGAGACCAGGGTCTTGCCAAGCTCGACCTCGATCTCGACACCCGCGCGCTCGACGTTCCGCGTGAGCTGCGCGATGTCTTCTTCGGTCATGCCGCGACCGGCAACGAGTGCCGGAGACCACTGGAACTCGGTCAACTGCTGTCCGATCGATTGCAGGACGAGGTAAGGAAGGCAGAAGTTCATGACGCCGGCCATATCGCCGACTTTGAGCTCCATAGAGACGTAGGCCACGATCTGATCGAGCGGGATGATGCGCGGAATGAACTGCGGGTTGGAATCGAGCGCCTCGATCTTCAGCGAGAGCGTCAGAAGATAGTTCCAAGACTCGCGATAGCTGTTGAGCATGCGCGCCATGAAGCGCTGCATGAGCGTCCGCTCGATGTCGGTTAGATCGCGCAGCTTGTTCGGGAACCAACCCGGGCCGCCGAGCAGGCGATCGATAATCGAGAAGACCAAGTTGAGGTCGACCTGAACGATGCCGCTGCCGGGCAGCGGATCCATCGAAAAGATCGCCAGGATCGACGGGATGCCGATCGACGCAATGAAGTCGCCGTAGCTGATCTGCTCGATCGAAACGATCGTCGCTTCGACGCGGGTCCGCAGATAAACGGACAGCGAGTTGTTGAGCAGACGCGTGAAGTTCTCGTGCAGCGTCCGCAGCGTCTGCAGCTGATTGTTGGTGAACTTGTCCAGCCGCTTGTTGAAGCGAAAATCGAACGACTTGACGCGGCGCGCCTCGATCTCTTTGATCGGCTCCTCGCCGGCCTGCCCGGACAGTTGATTTATTAGGGCATCAATTTCTTCTTGGGAGAGACTCGACATAACCGGACGCTACTTCTCCTCACTCGCTTTGGTGGCGTTGAGCAATACGATATCGACTCGACGATTCGATTGTCGATCGGCATCCGTGTCGTTGGCTTTACGGGGCCGGAACTCTCCATAACCGGCCGCCGAGACGCGCGTCGGGTCGAGACCGTCGCGCTCGACGAGATAACGCGCGACGCCGACCGCTCTCGCGGCCGACAGTTCCCAGTTGGTGGGATACTGCGCCGTGTGGATCGGCACGTTATCGGTGTTTCCTTCGACGCGAATCAGATTGCTCGTCTTCTTCAAGAAGCCGTTGACCGCGTCGAGTATTTGCATCGTTTCGGGCCGCAGCTGCGCGCTGCCGCTGTCGTAGAACGCTTTGTCGGAAAGCAAGGTAATCACCAAGCCGCGGCGATCCATGTGCACCTGCACCTGGTTTTGGAGCTTGTGCTGCTCCACGTACTTCTCGAGTTCTTTTTGGATCGCCGGTATGTTCGCGCTGGCGTTGAACGACTGTTCGCCGTTGGTGCCCCCGTTGGGCGGCTGATTGATCGACCAGGTGTTGTCGAAACCGCCGGAGACGAGCCTCGCGAACTCTTGCACCTTGACGCGGCTGATCGTCGACATCGCGAACAAGATAATGAAGAGCGCCAGCATGAGCGTAATCATGTCGGCGTACGTGAGCAGCCACCGCATCATGCCTGCGGTTTCCAATTGCTGCTCCTTGGGCCGGTTTCGGAACTTCGATTCGGCGGCGCGGGCCGCAGTTTTTGCCGGCTGTGCCATTTATGAGACCGGTGCTATGCGCCCGATCCCGAGAAACCGGGCTCGTGCGCGACCGAACCGCCTTCCTCGATCTCCGTTGCCCGCTCCTTGGGATCGAGGAATGCGAGCAGCTTCTCTTCAAGCAGCCGCGGATTGTCGCCGGCTTGAATGGCGAGGATTCCCTCGATCATAATTTCGCGCAGCAGCAACAGCTGAGCGTTACGTTCTTTGATCTTCGTTCCCAGCGGCAGCCACAGCAAGTTGGCCAGCATGATGCCGAAGAACGTCGCAACGAACGCCTGGGCGGTTGCGACGCCGATCGTGCTGGCGACGTTCGTGCTTGCGCCCATGCTCGCCAAGCCTTTGAGCATGCCGATCAGGCCGAGCACGGTACCGATGATACCCAGCGTCGGCGAGTAGCCGCCCATGCACGTGAAGATCGCCTCGGCCTTATTGCCGAGCTCTTGCGTGTTGCTGACTTCGGTTTCCAGGACCTTGCGGATGATCTCGGTGTCGCGGCCGTCGATGACGAGCTGAATGCCTTTACGCATGAACTCGTCGTCGAGTGCGGCGGCCTCGTTCTCGAGCGCGAGCAAACCCTCGCGCCGGGCCTTTTCCGCAAACGATACCAAGGTCGAGATGACGTCGCGCTCGTGGTAGTTGACCTCGACGAACGCCGTCTTGAACCCGCCGAAGAACCCGCGCACGAACGTACGCAGCGGGAACGACGTGACGGTCGCGCCGAGCGTTCCACCGACGATAAGCACGATGGCTTCGTAGCGCCCGAAGATGATATGCGGATCCGTTCCGCCGACATAACCGGCGAAAAACACGGCTCCGAACCCGAGGATCAGGCCCGCAATGGTTGCAAAATCCAACGAAAGTCTCCCGAAGTCTCTTCCTGAGTATCGGCTACCCGGATACCATTATGAAGTTTCCGTTAGGCCCCGGACTCGCCCGGCCCGTAAATCTTCCTCTTGAAGTCGATTATCTTCTGTTGTACGTCGCGCATCTTGTCGCGGACGACGAGCTTGTTGCCCGAGACGAGGGTCACGACCGTGTCGGGAGTCTCCTCGAGCGCCTCGATCAGGTCGCAGTTGATCATGAGAGGATGACCGTTAAGCCGGGTGAGTGCAATCATCGCGAACACGGGTTCGCCGCTGCGAAGGACCTCTACTCGTAGGCGATCGACCGGATCTTATACTCGATCGGGCCGGCCGGCCGAACGACGGTGACCGTATCGCCGGCGCGGTGATCCATCATCGCCTGCGCGACCGGTGACTCGAAGCTGATCAGACCCTTGAGCGGGTCGGCCTCGTCGTGGCCGACGATGCGGACGGATAGGTCCTTGCCGGCCACGTCCCGGGCGGTCACCGAGGCCCCGAACTGGACCCGATCGCGCTTTTGCGATGCCGGATCGACGACGCTGGCGGTGCTGACCCGCTCGCGGTAATACTTGGCCTCACGCTCGTTTCCGGCGGTCTCGGCTTCCACGAGGGCCTGCTCGAGTAGATCGAGACCGCGCGGCGTGACGTAGTTCGGTCCGGGCGGAATCGGCCGGTCGGGCCCCCGCTCCTCGTCGTCTTCGTGCTCTTTAACGAACGCTCGGCTCATTGCTTACCAAATGCCTCACGGGTTGTCGTACCCCTGCGGCGTGGTTCGCTATCTTGGCAAAAATTGACAACGAAACTACACTGAAGCTATGGGCACCAAAAATATCTCGCTTACTCCGGATCTCGACGCGTACATAAGCGCCAAAGTCGCGTCGGGTGAGTACCTCCATGCCAGCGAGGTCGTGCGCGACGCGCTGCGGCTCATGATGCGGGAGGAAGCCGAGAAGCTGGAATGGCTTCGCAACGCGATCGCCGAGGGCGAAGCCTCGCCGATCTTGGAGAAGTCGAGCGACGAGGTGATTGCCGGCGTTAAGCGACGAGGCCGCGAACTTCTCAAATCGCGGAGGGCTCAATAACGTGGAGCTGGTCTACCACGAAAAGGCGGCGTCCGACCTTGACCACATTTGGACGTACGTCGAGGTCCATAGCGGCGCAAACGTGGCCGACGATTTGGTGACTCGCCTGAACGAGACACTTTGGAGCACCGTAGCCCGTCAGCCTCGATCCGGGAGTCAGAGGCCCGAGTTCGGCGCGGACGTCCGATCTTTCCCCATCATTCCATACGTGGCGTTTTATGAAATTGAAGCCAAACGTGTTATCGTTCTGCGCATTCTTCATGGTCGACGGGACCTGCGTCAGCCGTTGATGTCGCTTATCGCCGCGTCGTGAAGCTGCTCCTTATCATCGCCGCTTCGGCCGCGACGCTCAGCGCTTGCGCGCAGCCGCCGCAATCGTATGGGCCGACGACCGGATCGATCGCCGAGATCGTGTCGCCGGACTGTACGTTCCGCGGCACCGTGCCGCCGCGGTGCGGCAAAACGCAGGCGTTTCGGCGGTTCTACTCCGCGCGCGGACAGAGCTACATGCAAGCCGTGTGGGGATCGTCGGGATTTCCCAACAACCTGCCGACACCACAGCCGACGTCGAATCCGTCGCCGGTGCCGGCTGTCGGCTATCTCTACGTCGAAGGCTTTCCAACTGCCAATCTCAAGGAAAGCAGCACGCGCGCGGGATTTATCTTCCAGCCGCAGCCGCCGCAGTTTTCTATCTTTCTGCGCGGACCCGGTGGGCATGCCTCCAGCCGCAAACGCTGGTCGGCGAGCGGCGCGAACCTTTCCGTCGAGCTGTTCGGGCAAGATCCGGCGCAGTGCAAAGATACCTCCGCACCGTGCGCGGTCGCGCTCTTCAGCGGACCGTGCGCAACGCCGTCGAGCAGTTCGTGCAGTCAGCGTTTAGAGATTCGCGCGCCTTCGTGGTCGTCGGAGGGCTGCTGCGTCGTCGCGTCGGTCATCGCGATCGTCGAACCGAAACCGGGCGGAAACTTCACAAGCGGCTATTTCTTCGGACCGATCGATCAAGTGGATTGCTCGGCGCCGTCGAGCAGCGCGCTCGGCGCGTGCACCGCACCGGGTCAAATGTATCGAGGGCAGAGTTATCCGGCGTCCGCGGTCGTCACGACCAATCGTCTTTTCCCCGGCACCGAAACCGATACGATCGACCTCGCTCCGTGAAATTAAACGAGCGGCGAGGTTTCCCTCGCCGCTCGAGACGACCTCCGTGTCTTAGGACTAGCGCATGGAGAAGGCTTAGTTCTCGCTAGCCCGCAGGTTGATGACGGTTTGCAGGTTTTGGTCCGCCGTCGTGATGCCGCGCGTATTGGCCTCAAAGGCGCGTTGCGCGACGATCAGGTTGGTGAACTCCTGCGCGAGCGACACGTTCGATTGCTCGAGCGCGCCGGATTGGATCGTTCCGAACGTGCCGGTTCCGGCCTGACCGACTTGGGCGAGTCCGGAGTTGGCGGTTTGCTCGAACTGATTGTCGCCGATGCGCGAGAGCCCGTCTTCATTGGCAAAGCGCGCGACGGCGAGCTGCCCGAGCACCTGATTCTGTCCGTTCGTGAACGCACCGGTGATCGTGCCGTCCTGACCGATCGTGAAGTTCGAGAGCGTTCCGGCTGCGAAACCGTTCTGCGAGAGAACGCTTGCAGTCGAACTGCCGGCGAGACTGTTGGACTGCCAGAATCCCAGCCCGATCGGTCCCGGCGTCGCGACCGTCGCGGGACCCGCGGTCGGAGCCGACGCAACGTTACCGCTGCTCGTTCCCCACTGCGTGATATTGAGCTGATCGCCTTCGGCCACGCTTGGGTTATCGCCGGCGATGTGCAGCAGCGGGTTTCCGCCGCTGGTGCTGCTGCCGTTGATGACGTAGGCCGCGCCGGCACCGGGTCCGCTTTCGACCGACGACGAGTTGATGAACTGGCCGTTTTGATCGAAGTAGATGAAGCCGACCTCGCCGTTGGTCGCGTTCGCCCAGGTCGGCGCCGTCGTCACATTACCGTTGGCACCGACGACGCCGGGTTGCGTGAGCGACTCGAACGTCGTGCCGTCGGTAAACGCTACGCTGACCGACCAGCGCGTCGCGGGGGTCACCGCTACGCCCGAGGTGTTATCGACCGAGCTCGGCAGCCCGTTTGCCGCGGGAGTAATCGCGATCGTCGAATTCGGCGGTGAAGCTGTCAGCGTGCCCGCCATTTGAACGACCGTGCCGTCCATCGTGAACGTTCCGCCCGGTCCTACCGTCGTGCTGTTGCCGAGCGTATCGGTCACCGTCGCCGATGTTCCCGTGGCGTTTACGGCGATCGTGATCGTGTCGGCGCTGCCGGCCGCCTTGGGATTGACTGATGCGACGTTGCCCGAGGCATCGGTCAGCACGTCGGTACCGGGCGCTGAGCCGGTGACGTCGGGCGTGTACGTGATCTCGGCTTTGTGGGCATTGCCCAGCGAGTCGTAGATCGTCGTCGTGACGGTCACCGGAGCGACGCTGCCGCTCGCGTTGACCGAGTTGAGGAACTGCTGCTGCCATTGCGTCTGGTCGAGATTGCCGCCCATTGCCATGTCGAAGACGCTGTCGCCGGTCGGACCGACCTTCGCGCCGGTTCCGGTGGCGGTGCCTTTCATCGAGAGGCCGAGCGGAATCGTGATGTTGCCCGTTGCGCCGTATTGCACGACGCCTTGCGGGTTGGCTTCCCAGCCTTGCACGGCCAAGCCGCTGGCGGGATCGTAGAGCACGCCGTTGGCGTTGAGCTGGAACGCGCCGTCGCGTGTGTAGCTCGGGATCGCGGACTGAGTCAGATTGTTGAGGATGAAGAATCCGTCGCCGTTCATCGCGACGTTCGTATTGACACCGGTGGTTTGCAGACCGCCTTGGCCGAAGAGCGTGTCGACCGAGTTGACCTTCACGCCGAAGCCGAGTTGTTGCCCGTCCACGCCGCCGCTCGTGTTGGTAGGCGCCGACGGGAACGACTGGTTCTGATAGAAGAGATCTGCGAAGGTCATCATCTGACCTTTGAAGCCGGTAGTATCGACGTTCGCGATGTTATTCGAGATCATGTCGATCCAGCTTTGATAAGCGTTCAGACCGCTGATCCCGGTATACAGGGAGTCGAAACCTGCCATGAGTTGTTGACCTCGAGGTGGTTCCGCGTCGCGTCATTCGGTCGGCGTCGCGGCCGGGGCTCCTTTTGGTCCACCCCGGATTGGTGTGTTGTTAGTTACACTGCAGTTTTAAATGATTGCCGCGGAATCGATATTCGTGAAGACGTTTTCTTTCATCGAATCCTGATCCACGGCGGTAATGACCGTACGGTTTTTGATGCTCACCACCAGCGCCGTGTCGCGCAGGATGAAGAGCGACTGTTTGGCGCCTTTGGCCGCCGCTTTGTCGGCCATCGCGTTCATGCGCGCAACGTCGTCGCCGGTGAGCGAGATGTTGCGCGATTCCAAACGCTGCATGGCGTGCGCGGAGAAACGCAAAGGCTCCGAGCCCGTCGACGTCTGCGCCGTCTTTTCCAGGACGGAGCGGAAGCTTTGACTCGGTGGGATCTCGACCGGCGTTCCGGCCGGCCGCGGCGCGGGACCGGGAAGAATACCCGGTTGTTGTACGCGGTTGATCTCGTTGGGATCCATCGCGCTAGCTCCCGTTCCCGCCGCTTCCGCCAACCGGGTTCGTGCTCGAGTTGCCGGTCGAGCCGCTGTTACCCGTGCTGCCCGTGGTCGTTCCGTTGCCGATACCGAGGATCTGCTGCAGCGAGAAGAGCAGCGGATTGCCGTTGTTATCGACGTAGGGCTGGCCGTTGGACTGCAGCATCGTGAAGTACGGTTGACCGTTCTGCACGGCGATCGTGTTGATCGTGCCGGTTTCGGAACTCGAGTTGCCGGACGAGTCGGTGACGCCGACCGTGACCTGCTTGCCGACCAGTGACGACGCCTGAAGCACCGCAAAGTTGGACTGGAAGCCCTGGAAGGCCGACGTCAACTGTTGCTGATACTGCAGCGCCGAGAACTGCGCGAGCTGAGTCACCGATTGCGTGGGATCTTCGGGTTGCGTCGGGTCCTGATTCATCAGCTCCGTCGTGAGAAGCTGCAGAAATGCGTTCGGACTCAAATCGCTGCCCGACGACGACGTCGCCGACTGCGTTCCCGGCAGTTGGTCCGCCGGGTTCGGTTGGGTCGTCAGTTGACTGATCGGGAACGTCCCCGATGTGGACATAACGTCCTCCTATGCCAAGTAGTTGAAAAGCGCGAGGGTCGACTGCGGCACGATTGCCGGTTCGCCCGACGGGCTTTCCGTGGAATCCGCCAGACCGGACGCAGCGATTTCGTGCACTGCGTACTGCCGTCCGAATCCCGAGGTTCGATCGCGTTGATCGTGGTTGCCCGCGCCGCCGCCCGATAGATTGACGCTGAAGCTCGTGAGCTTCAACCCCGAATCCGCTAAGGAACGCGCGAGCTGTTGTTGATGTGAGATGAGCGCGTTACGAACGTCGGCGTTCTGTGCGACCGCCGTCGCCGAGACGTTGGACCCGTCGACCTTGAGATTGAGCGTGACTTCACCGAGGTGCTCGGGAGAGAGCCGCATGCGCACCTCCGACGTACCGTCGGATTGCGTGCGCATCGCCATGCTCCGGACCACCTGTTCGACGATGGCGCTCGGATCGACCGAAGAGCCATACCCCGAACTGGTCGCGGATTGCGTGCCGAACAACTGCGCCGGCGATCCGGTTGGAACCGTAAACGCCGGTGCGTCGGAGTTCGCCGCCGACGCCGCCTTGCTCGATGTGGGCAGATCGCCCGGTAGGGAGCTCGCGTTGCGGAACGACGATCCGCTTTGATTGTCCGTCGACGCGTTGCCGCCGCGGTTTTGCGCGGTCCCCGCGACGATGTCGCCGAGCGCCGCTTCCAACCGAGCCGCAGCCGTCGTTTGGTTGAAGTTCACGCCTTCGCCGTGCGGCGTGATGCCGCCGGAGTTGGCCACGCGAATCTGCGGCGTTGCGGTTGCCACCGCATTGCCGTTGACTTGCGCGTCCGTCGCCGCCGCCCGCGTCAGCATACGTGCCAGCAAGCTCGCCGCATCGGATTGCTCCGGTTGTGGCGCTGCCGTTGTTGCCGCGGGTGCCTCGTCCTGTGCGTTCGAGGCCACGGCGCCTTGCAGCCGTGCGAGCGTGCTCGCCTGGCCGGTCGACGCTTTGGCTGCCTCGCTAAACGCCGAGACGGCTGCGCGCGCGGACGACGAAGCCTGCGGGGTTGCCGCAAGAGTCGTTTGCGCGCTTTGAACCGGCCCGAATGAGGCTGCGACCTGAGCTAAGAGGGATCGTGCGAGTGCGGAAACGTCGAGCTTGCTCGAGGCTGATTCCGGATCGGTTTGGGCCGGGAGTTCTCTCGCCCGATTGGCGTCCAAGACTTGTCCCGAAGTATCGCTCTGCTGCCCTGCTCGCTGATCCGCTCCCCCCGCTACGCCGCCTATCCATGTTTGCAGTCGCCGTGCGAGGGCCGTCACTTGTTGTGCGGCGCTTGTGCCCGGTGGCGCTTTTGATGGCGGTGATAGCGCGGATTTGATGGACTTCGCTACGGCGCCGGCGTGCACGCCCGCTCGTTGGGAGACCAGACCGGTAAGACGATCGACGACCGTAGAGATCGGCGTCCCGTTTTGAACGACCGCGGTAAGCTGCGCGAGCGGATCGCTCGCACCCAGCGCGTCCATCTGTCCGCTGAGCACGTTGCCGAAGCTGGCTCCGTACGGATTGGTGGTTTGCGCCGACGGATCGATGCCTTTATGG harbors:
- a CDS encoding flagellar hook-length control protein FliK, translating into MAFLLSNLGILGQMAGHGSHHKGIDPSAQTTNPYGASFGNVLSGQMDALGASDPLAQLTAVVQNGTPISTVVDRLTGLVSQRAGVHAGAVAKSIKSALSPPSKAPPGTSAAQQVTALARRLQTWIGGVAGGADQRAGQQSDTSGQVLDANRARELPAQTDPESASSKLDVSALARSLLAQVAASFGPVQSAQTTLAATPQASSSARAAVSAFSEAAKASTGQASTLARLQGAVASNAQDEAPAATTAAPQPEQSDAASLLARMLTRAAATDAQVNGNAVATATPQIRVANSGGITPHGEGVNFNQTTAAARLEAALGDIVAGTAQNRGGNASTDNQSGSSFRNASSLPGDLPTSSKAASAANSDAPAFTVPTGSPAQLFGTQSATSSGYGSSVDPSAIVEQVVRSMAMRTQSDGTSEVRMRLSPEHLGEVTLNLKVDGSNVSATAVAQNADVRNALISHQQQLARSLADSGLKLTSFSVNLSGGGAGNHDQRDRTSGFGRQYAVHEIAASGLADSTESPSGEPAIVPQSTLALFNYLA
- a CDS encoding OmpA family protein, giving the protein MAQPAKTAARAAESKFRNRPKEQQLETAGMMRWLLTYADMITLMLALFIILFAMSTISRVKVQEFARLVSGGFDNTWSINQPPNGGTNGEQSFNASANIPAIQKELEKYVEQHKLQNQVQVHMDRRGLVITLLSDKAFYDSGSAQLRPETMQILDAVNGFLKKTSNLIRVEGNTDNVPIHTAQYPTNWELSAARAVGVARYLVERDGLDPTRVSAAGYGEFRPRKANDTDADRQSNRRVDIVLLNATKASEEK
- a CDS encoding flagellar hook-basal body complex protein, which encodes MAGFDSLYTGISGLNAYQSWIDMISNNIANVDTTGFKGQMMTFADLFYQNQSFPSAPTNTSGGVDGQQLGFGVKVNSVDTLFGQGGLQTTGVNTNVAMNGDGFFILNNLTQSAIPSYTRDGAFQLNANGVLYDPASGLAVQGWEANPQGVVQYGATGNITIPLGLSMKGTATGTGAKVGPTGDSVFDMAMGGNLDQTQWQQQFLNSVNASGSVAPVTVTTTIYDSLGNAHKAEITYTPDVTGSAPGTDVLTDASGNVASVNPKAAGSADTITIAVNATGTSATVTDTLGNSTTVGPGGTFTMDGTVVQMAGTLTASPPNSTIAITPAANGLPSSVDNTSGVAVTPATRWSVSVAFTDGTTFESLTQPGVVGANGNVTTAPTWANATNGEVGFIYFDQNGQFINSSSVESGPGAGAAYVINGSSTSGGNPLLHIAGDNPSVAEGDQLNITQWGTSSGNVASAPTAGPATVATPGPIGLGFWQSNSLAGSSTASVLSQNGFAAGTLSNFTIGQDGTITGAFTNGQNQVLGQLAVARFANEDGLSRIGDNQFEQTANSGLAQVGQAGTGTFGTIQSGALEQSNVSLAQEFTNLIVAQRAFEANTRGITTADQNLQTVINLRASEN
- the fliM gene encoding flagellar motor switch protein FliM produces the protein MSSLSQEEIDALINQLSGQAGEEPIKEIEARRVKSFDFRFNKRLDKFTNNQLQTLRTLHENFTRLLNNSLSVYLRTRVEATIVSIEQISYGDFIASIGIPSILAIFSMDPLPGSGIVQVDLNLVFSIIDRLLGGPGWFPNKLRDLTDIERTLMQRFMARMLNSYRESWNYLLTLSLKIEALDSNPQFIPRIIPLDQIVAYVSMELKVGDMAGVMNFCLPYLVLQSIGQQLTEFQWSPALVAGRGMTEEDIAQLTRNVERAGVEIEVELGKTLVSLRDLVSLREGDLVVFDKPTTEPLLAKVNDREKFRVFPGMNKDRLTVQVASTIEKEDE
- a CDS encoding flagellar hook capping FlgD N-terminal domain-containing protein, producing MSTSGTFPISQLTTQPNPADQLPGTQSATSSSGSDLSPNAFLQLLTTELMNQDPTQPEDPTQSVTQLAQFSALQYQQQLTSAFQGFQSNFAVLQASSLVGKQVTVGVTDSSGNSSSETGTINTIAVQNGQPYFTMLQSNGQPYVDNNGNPLLFSLQQILGIGNGTTTGSTGNSGSTGNSSTNPVGGSGGNGS
- a CDS encoding type II toxin-antitoxin system RelE/ParE family toxin, with the translated sequence MELVYHEKAASDLDHIWTYVEVHSGANVADDLVTRLNETLWSTVARQPRSGSQRPEFGADVRSFPIIPYVAFYEIEAKRVIVLRILHGRRDLRQPLMSLIAAS
- a CDS encoding motility protein A, producing MDFATIAGLILGFGAVFFAGYVGGTDPHIIFGRYEAIVLIVGGTLGATVTSFPLRTFVRGFFGGFKTAFVEVNYHERDVISTLVSFAEKARREGLLALENEAAALDDEFMRKGIQLVIDGRDTEIIRKVLETEVSNTQELGNKAEAIFTCMGGYSPTLGIIGTVLGLIGMLKGLASMGASTNVASTIGVATAQAFVATFFGIMLANLLWLPLGTKIKERNAQLLLLREIMIEGILAIQAGDNPRLLEEKLLAFLDPKERATEIEEGGSVAHEPGFSGSGA
- a CDS encoding TIGR02530 family flagellar biosynthesis protein, producing the protein MDPNEINRVQQPGILPGPAPRPAGTPVEIPPSQSFRSVLEKTAQTSTGSEPLRFSAHAMQRLESRNISLTGDDVARMNAMADKAAAKGAKQSLFILRDTALVVSIKNRTVITAVDQDSMKENVFTNIDSAAII
- a CDS encoding flagellar FlbD family protein, translated to MIALTRLNGHPLMINCDLIEALEETPDTVVTLVSGNKLVVRDKMRDVQQKIIDFKRKIYGPGESGA
- a CDS encoding type II toxin-antitoxin system ParD family antitoxin; this encodes MGTKNISLTPDLDAYISAKVASGEYLHASEVVRDALRLMMREEAEKLEWLRNAIAEGEASPILEKSSDEVIAGVKRRGRELLKSRRAQ
- a CDS encoding GreA/GreB family elongation factor translates to MSRAFVKEHEDDEERGPDRPIPPGPNYVTPRGLDLLEQALVEAETAGNEREAKYYRERVSTASVVDPASQKRDRVQFGASVTARDVAGKDLSVRIVGHDEADPLKGLISFESPVAQAMMDHRAGDTVTVVRPAGPIEYKIRSIAYE